From Euzebyales bacterium, one genomic window encodes:
- the menC gene encoding o-succinylbenzoate synthase — MTILRIDRVDLLRLTMALRHPFVTSFGPQHERDVVLVRARADGVVGWGELVAGRDPVYSEETVASALTIMRDHLLHRVLGRDIADPRQVATWWSKVRGNPMAKAAIEMAVWDAWSAATGRSLAAVLGGNRTAVPAGVSVGIADSTGALIDRVAAFLDQGYARIKLKIAPGTDVERVAAVRERFPHVALMADANSAYTLADADHLAALDAFDLTMIEQPLAHDDIIDHATLAARIATPLCLDESIRSADDARRALQIGACRIINCKPGRLGGLRESLALHDWGIASGVPLWVGGMLESGVGRLHNIALASLPGFTLPGDTSASDRYWEADIIDPPVTISADGTVAVPDVVGVDAVIDHERLRARVHHTESFDAASFDGTPAPTGGRA, encoded by the coding sequence GTGACCATCCTGCGCATCGACCGCGTCGACCTGCTGCGCCTCACGATGGCCCTGCGGCACCCGTTCGTGACCAGCTTCGGCCCCCAGCACGAGCGCGACGTCGTGCTCGTTCGGGCGCGTGCCGACGGCGTCGTCGGCTGGGGCGAGCTGGTGGCCGGACGGGACCCCGTCTACAGCGAGGAGACCGTCGCGTCCGCGCTGACGATCATGCGCGACCACCTGCTGCACCGCGTCCTGGGCCGCGACATCGCCGACCCCCGGCAGGTCGCGACGTGGTGGAGCAAGGTGCGCGGCAACCCGATGGCCAAGGCCGCGATCGAGATGGCCGTCTGGGACGCCTGGTCGGCGGCGACGGGGCGGTCGCTGGCCGCCGTGCTCGGCGGAAACCGCACGGCGGTGCCGGCGGGCGTCAGCGTCGGCATCGCCGACTCGACCGGCGCGCTGATCGACCGCGTCGCCGCGTTCCTGGATCAGGGCTACGCACGGATCAAGCTCAAGATCGCCCCCGGGACGGATGTCGAGCGCGTGGCCGCCGTCCGCGAGCGGTTCCCCCACGTCGCCCTGATGGCCGACGCGAACTCGGCCTACACCCTGGCCGACGCCGACCACCTGGCCGCCCTCGACGCGTTCGACCTCACCATGATCGAGCAGCCGCTCGCGCACGACGACATCATCGACCACGCCACGCTCGCAGCGCGGATCGCCACGCCGTTGTGCCTGGACGAGTCGATCCGGTCGGCCGACGACGCGCGCCGAGCGCTGCAGATCGGCGCCTGCAGGATCATCAACTGCAAGCCGGGCCGGCTCGGTGGGCTCAGGGAGTCGCTCGCGCTGCACGACTGGGGCATCGCGTCCGGCGTGCCGCTGTGGGTGGGCGGGATGCTCGAGTCGGGCGTCGGACGCCTCCACAACATCGCGCTGGCCAGCCTGCCCGGCTTCACTCTCCCTGGTGACACGTCCGCCAGCGACCGCTACTGGGAGGCCGACATCATCGACCCACCGGTCACGATCTCCGCCGACGGCACGGTCGCCGTCCCTGATGTCGTCGGCGTCGACGCGGTGATCGACCACGAGCGCCTGCGGGCCCGCGTGCATCACACCGAGTCGTTCGACGCCGCGTCGTTCGACGGCACGCCGGCCCCGACCGGCGGACGCGCATGA
- a CDS encoding M20 family metallopeptidase — MNSLGALRERTSAMVDELRLLVEHESPTGDVERLDALADTLVEQWERTGATTTRHRVDGVGTHLELVWPGPRGTPDDAAPVLFVGHYDTVHDVGTLERNPWRVDDDGRAWGPGTQDMKSGLVIARHALAHLLAAGQPVQRPVVALLTADEEVGSPSSSALIRERAGSSAMALVFEASTSSGALKTARKGVGLWTVTAHGRAAHAGQHFFDGRNANVGLARVLPAIAQLSDEARGTTVNVGTVRGGTRANVVAARAEAVIDVRFTAPEEARRVAAGLAALTTYDGVTLEVDGGVNRPAMQRTDATAALFVHARACARRLGLELEEAAAGGASDGNLTADEGTPTLDGLGGVGEGLHTDDEWVRVDSLPCRAALLAELLSRPAEPTAERRDTTGIPR, encoded by the coding sequence ATGAACTCGCTCGGGGCGCTGCGCGAGCGCACCTCGGCGATGGTCGACGAGCTGCGCCTGCTGGTCGAGCACGAGTCCCCCACCGGTGACGTCGAGCGGCTCGACGCGCTGGCCGACACACTGGTCGAGCAGTGGGAGCGGACCGGCGCGACCACTACACGCCACAGGGTCGACGGCGTCGGCACCCATCTCGAGCTGGTCTGGCCTGGTCCGCGCGGCACGCCCGACGACGCCGCACCGGTGCTGTTCGTCGGCCACTACGACACTGTGCACGACGTCGGCACGCTGGAGCGCAACCCGTGGCGGGTCGACGACGACGGGCGGGCGTGGGGGCCGGGCACGCAGGACATGAAGTCAGGGCTCGTCATCGCCCGCCATGCCCTGGCGCACCTGCTGGCGGCAGGCCAACCGGTGCAACGCCCCGTCGTGGCGCTGCTGACGGCCGACGAGGAGGTGGGCAGCCCGTCGTCGAGCGCCCTGATCCGCGAGCGCGCCGGGTCCAGCGCCATGGCGCTGGTGTTCGAGGCGAGCACGTCGTCGGGCGCGCTCAAGACCGCACGCAAGGGCGTGGGGCTGTGGACCGTCACCGCTCACGGGCGCGCCGCGCATGCCGGTCAGCACTTCTTCGACGGACGCAACGCAAACGTCGGGCTCGCTCGCGTGCTGCCGGCCATCGCGCAGCTCAGCGACGAGGCCCGTGGCACGACGGTCAACGTCGGCACGGTGCGCGGCGGGACCCGGGCCAACGTGGTCGCGGCGCGTGCCGAGGCCGTCATCGACGTGCGGTTCACCGCGCCCGAGGAGGCGCGCCGCGTGGCCGCTGGGCTCGCGGCGCTCACGACCTACGACGGCGTCACACTCGAGGTCGACGGTGGCGTGAACCGTCCGGCGATGCAGCGCACCGACGCCACGGCGGCGCTGTTCGTGCACGCACGGGCGTGCGCCCGTCGCCTCGGCCTCGAGCTCGAGGAGGCCGCGGCCGGCGGCGCCAGCGACGGCAACCTCACCGCCGACGAGGGCACACCGACGCTCGACGGGCTCGGTGGCGTAGGCGAGGGGCTGCACACCGACGACGAGTGGGTGCGCGTCGATTCGCTCCCCTGCCGCGCCGCGCTGCTCGCCGAGCTGCTGTCACGACCGGCGGAGCCGACGGCGGAACGTCGGGACACCACAGGCATCCCACGGTGA